The proteins below come from a single Hyphomicrobium denitrificans ATCC 51888 genomic window:
- a CDS encoding efflux RND transporter periplasmic adaptor subunit — MKLEPVRSASTETVAVLPGTVVPPLNSRLVAAAPFAGTVNQVHVLPGQRVLKGMPMITVSSRELLEAQSQIAQSEAELQTAEAVARRRRTLADKNYQNPTLADEAEAQVAKIRAVLEQHKRATTLNGIIAGENGQYTIPAPSDGTVAETRVMPGDKIEAMAATVTIDTSDELWIEIQAPADVIANVKPGDVVQITDGPAGKVVSVGGSLDRLTRSTVMFASVPADSRLRTGQMVTVSILRRTVTDALNVPSSAIVKIGNRPAVFVRNESGFTLVAVELRGSSPNNATISGSVTSKAEVATSGLPQLERMLAGE, encoded by the coding sequence ATCAAGCTTGAACCCGTGCGATCTGCGAGCACGGAGACGGTCGCGGTCCTGCCCGGCACCGTCGTTCCGCCCTTGAACTCACGACTTGTTGCCGCCGCACCCTTCGCGGGCACGGTGAACCAAGTGCACGTGCTGCCCGGTCAACGCGTGCTCAAGGGCATGCCCATGATCACAGTTTCCAGCCGCGAATTGCTCGAAGCCCAAAGCCAGATCGCTCAATCGGAGGCTGAACTGCAGACGGCCGAGGCCGTCGCACGGCGAAGGCGAACGCTTGCCGATAAAAACTATCAAAATCCCACACTGGCAGATGAAGCCGAGGCTCAGGTGGCGAAAATCCGCGCTGTTCTAGAGCAGCATAAGCGCGCGACGACGCTGAACGGAATAATCGCCGGAGAGAATGGACAATACACCATCCCGGCGCCGTCCGATGGAACGGTGGCAGAAACACGCGTCATGCCCGGCGACAAAATCGAGGCAATGGCCGCGACTGTCACCATCGACACCAGCGATGAGCTATGGATCGAGATACAGGCGCCCGCCGACGTCATTGCCAACGTCAAACCCGGCGACGTCGTACAGATCACTGACGGGCCCGCGGGCAAAGTGGTTTCGGTCGGAGGCTCTCTCGATCGGTTGACGCGCTCCACGGTGATGTTTGCAAGCGTCCCTGCCGACTCCCGCCTACGCACCGGGCAGATGGTCACCGTTAGCATTCTGCGTCGGACCGTTACCGACGCTCTGAACGTGCCCTCCTCGGCCATCGTCAAAATCGGCAATCGGCCAGCGGTATTCGTGCGCAATGAATCGGGATTTACGCTCGTGGCGGTGGAACTGCGCGGCAGCTCTCCCAACAACGCAACGATCTCAGGCTCGGTGACAAGCAAAGCGGAGGTGGCAACGAGCGGTCTACCCCAGCTCGAGCGGATGTTGGCTGGAGAGTAG